A single region of the Gemmatimonadaceae bacterium genome encodes:
- a CDS encoding beta-lactamase family protein, whose product MRRHFRLSSPAHAKRLSRWAFVGALQLATLATPAVAPAQHIIGTRDARALRADSVFQRFDRTDSPGCALGVYHDGKVLYARGYGMASLELGVALSPRSVLDVGSISKQFTAMAILLLQQEGKLSLDDPIRKYIPEMPAYADRVTLRRALSQTSGLRDLYVMWSQTGRAFAGDTVDALRVITRSAEPNYEPGARYLYTNSGWILAAQIVYRLTGKTLAQFADERIFKPLGMLDTRYLSDASLVIPNLATAYAPRAGGGFRVARSPYDGAIMGAGAVHTTVEDFGRWLDNYDAATVGSRDIITTMTTATTLNDGTPATSGATQAYAVGLSVGTMRGLRVVSHGGSWAGYRGHFLRFPDQRMAISTFCNLSTSGPDSLARKVAGIYLGDRMQRDSAVEWGAALSAAPKVEEPASALRTLTGVWRNVERGEVRRLRLAGDTLVSLDGERARVVALGGGRYRAGNATELRFEGNAGAPSRMVTRTAAETVTWTRADTVSLTAAALAEYAGEYRNDEIETTQSWRVEKGELVAYANNRRLGVMEPAYKDGFVRGGAVFDVQRDARGRITGYLVESGRVRHLRFVRVR is encoded by the coding sequence ATGCGACGCCATTTCCGTCTTTCGTCCCCCGCCCACGCGAAGCGTCTCTCGCGTTGGGCGTTCGTTGGAGCGTTGCAGCTCGCGACGCTCGCCACGCCAGCCGTTGCGCCTGCGCAGCACATCATCGGCACACGCGACGCCCGAGCGCTGCGCGCCGACTCGGTCTTCCAGCGCTTCGATCGCACCGACTCGCCGGGATGCGCGCTCGGCGTGTACCATGACGGGAAGGTGCTCTACGCGCGTGGCTACGGGATGGCGAGCCTGGAGCTCGGCGTCGCCCTCTCGCCGCGCTCCGTGCTCGACGTGGGGTCGATCTCGAAGCAGTTCACGGCGATGGCGATCCTGCTGCTGCAGCAGGAGGGGAAGCTTTCGCTCGACGACCCGATCCGTAAGTACATCCCGGAGATGCCTGCCTATGCCGACCGCGTGACGCTGCGCCGTGCGCTGTCGCAGACGAGCGGGCTGCGCGACCTCTACGTGATGTGGAGCCAGACCGGGCGCGCCTTCGCCGGCGACACGGTGGATGCGTTGCGCGTGATCACGCGCTCGGCGGAGCCCAACTACGAGCCGGGGGCGCGTTACCTCTACACCAACTCGGGGTGGATCCTCGCGGCGCAGATCGTCTACCGCCTCACGGGGAAGACGCTGGCGCAGTTTGCCGACGAGCGGATCTTCAAGCCGTTAGGCATGCTCGACACGCGCTACCTGTCGGATGCATCGCTGGTCATTCCCAACCTGGCAACAGCCTACGCACCGCGTGCCGGTGGCGGCTTCCGCGTTGCGCGCTCGCCGTATGACGGGGCAATCATGGGAGCCGGCGCTGTGCACACCACGGTGGAGGACTTCGGGCGCTGGCTGGACAACTACGACGCCGCCACCGTGGGCAGTCGCGACATCATCACCACGATGACGACGGCGACGACGCTCAACGATGGGACGCCGGCCACCTCCGGCGCGACGCAGGCGTACGCGGTCGGGCTCTCCGTTGGGACCATGCGCGGGTTGCGCGTCGTCTCGCATGGCGGGAGCTGGGCGGGGTATCGCGGGCACTTCCTCCGCTTTCCCGACCAGCGCATGGCGATCTCGACGTTCTGCAACCTGTCGACGTCGGGGCCGGACTCGCTGGCCCGAAAGGTCGCAGGCATCTACCTGGGCGACCGGATGCAGCGAGACAGCGCGGTTGAGTGGGGAGCAGCGCTCTCGGCGGCGCCGAAAGTCGAGGAACCAGCATCGGCGCTGCGCACGCTGACCGGGGTGTGGCGCAACGTGGAGCGTGGCGAGGTGCGCAGGCTGCGACTGGCGGGCGACACGCTGGTCTCGCTGGACGGCGAGCGCGCGCGCGTCGTGGCACTGGGCGGTGGGCGCTATCGCGCCGGCAACGCGACCGAGCTGCGCTTCGAGGGAAACGCTGGCGCACCGTCGCGGATGGTGACGCGCACGGCGGCCGAGACGGTGACGTGGACGCGTGCCGACACCGTGTCGCTGACGGCGGCGGCGCTGGCCGAGTACGCGGGGGAGTACCGCAACGACGAGATCGAGACGACGCAGTCGTGGCGTGTCGAGAAGGGGGAGCTGGTGGCGTACGCCAACAACCGCCGGCTGGGCGTGATGGAGCCGGCGTACAAGGACGGCTTCGTGCGCGGGGGCGCGGTGTTCGACGTGCAGCGCGACGCCAGGGGGCGCATTACCGGCTACCTGGTGGAATCGGGGCGGGTGCGGCACCTGCGGTTTGTGCGGGTGCGTTAG
- a CDS encoding biopolymer transporter ExbD → MRSVSIPGLTREPNVVPMIDVLLVLLVIFMIAQVAVRKEFPLQLPQDEGTSASEPSLVLSVEAGPRYVLNGIDIAPGELTARLQQVVRDRPRKILFVRGAPTVRYQDVVTAFDAARGAGVHVTGVVPRRP, encoded by the coding sequence ATGCGATCCGTCTCGATCCCCGGGCTCACGCGCGAGCCCAACGTCGTCCCGATGATCGACGTGCTTCTGGTCCTACTGGTCATCTTCATGATCGCGCAGGTGGCGGTGCGCAAGGAGTTCCCGCTCCAGCTCCCGCAGGACGAGGGGACATCGGCGTCCGAGCCCTCGCTGGTGCTCAGCGTCGAGGCAGGCCCCCGTTACGTGCTCAATGGGATCGATATCGCGCCGGGTGAACTCACGGCTCGGCTGCAACAGGTCGTTCGGGATCGTCCGCGGAAGATCCTCTTCGTGCGCGGGGCGCCAACGGTTCGATACCAGGACGTCGTGACGGCGTTCGACGCCGCGCGGGGCGCGGGGGTGCACGTGACGGGCGTGGTGCCACGCCGCCCGTAG
- a CDS encoding outer membrane beta-barrel protein, which produces MSRISCFVARLSVCSLLVICARPMAAQSTDSLPFRARQWGAEFSAGNGFGSAGLLRFHSARRALVLDIGGSASHGSRSAESTTTNSSGLDLRVGERFYRPITRRVVQFATIGVGARHSNNTTSVTWLGGTAEQKERMSAAGIFGGVGAGWMVTPQLSLGAAYEGRVDYARTHLEIRGSQSNDRTEDLNQVQFSFGNVALRVTLYF; this is translated from the coding sequence ATGTCGCGCATCAGCTGTTTTGTCGCACGTTTGTCTGTCTGCTCGCTGTTGGTCATCTGTGCGCGTCCCATGGCGGCGCAGTCGACCGATTCCCTTCCCTTCCGCGCCCGGCAATGGGGGGCGGAGTTCTCCGCGGGCAACGGCTTCGGGAGCGCGGGGTTGCTGCGCTTCCATTCGGCGCGCCGCGCGCTCGTGCTGGACATCGGCGGCTCGGCCTCTCACGGGTCGAGGAGTGCGGAGTCGACGACCACCAACTCGTCGGGACTCGACCTGCGGGTAGGCGAGCGCTTCTACCGTCCCATCACGCGTCGTGTGGTGCAGTTCGCGACAATCGGCGTGGGAGCCAGGCATAGCAACAATACGACGTCGGTGACATGGCTCGGCGGGACGGCCGAGCAGAAGGAGCGCATGTCGGCCGCGGGGATCTTTGGCGGAGTGGGCGCGGGGTGGATGGTCACCCCTCAACTGTCGCTCGGCGCGGCGTACGAGGGGCGCGTGGACTATGCGAGGACGCACCTCGAGATCCGAGGGTCGCAATCGAACGACCGCACGGAGGACCTGAACCAGGTGCAGTTTAGTTTCGGTAATGTTGCGCTGCGCGTCACGCTCTACTTCTGA
- a CDS encoding succinylglutamate desuccinylase/aspartoacylase family protein has protein sequence MPNDSSIVSTRLSPGRSRLNVPITTLASGHALALTIHIIEGGRPGPTVGVSAMIHGDEFEGLLIARELWERLDPAQLAGQLWILGVANPLAMEAISRNTPIDMLDMNRLFPGAPDGWLGEQQAHAIAHGFIDHLDYLVDIHCGGTFPWVDYCYVVNDEGLSRAFSSALLYKPAEMYSGTTATYAEKQGVRCMVVEIGGGYQSQALHVENGVNGVLNQLRYAGVLEGAVERRAGQRLMRVMKVMRPRQGGICVPRRVLTPGEELGEGEPLADIVSPYTFETLETMVTPFARNIVVLCRNYRTRIHPGDYAFMMGDASQATTYDD, from the coding sequence ATGCCCAACGACTCGTCCATCGTGAGCACCCGGCTCTCTCCCGGGCGTTCGCGCCTCAACGTCCCGATCACGACGCTCGCCAGCGGTCATGCGCTCGCGCTCACGATTCACATCATCGAGGGAGGGCGCCCCGGGCCCACGGTCGGCGTCTCGGCGATGATTCACGGCGACGAGTTCGAAGGGCTGCTCATCGCCCGCGAGCTATGGGAACGGCTCGATCCGGCGCAGCTGGCGGGACAGCTCTGGATCCTTGGCGTGGCGAACCCGCTGGCGATGGAAGCGATCTCGCGCAATACGCCGATCGACATGCTCGACATGAACCGCCTCTTTCCCGGTGCGCCGGATGGTTGGCTGGGCGAGCAGCAGGCGCACGCGATCGCCCATGGTTTCATCGACCACCTCGACTACCTCGTCGACATCCATTGCGGCGGCACCTTTCCGTGGGTCGACTACTGCTACGTGGTGAACGATGAAGGACTGTCGCGCGCCTTCAGCTCTGCGCTCCTGTACAAGCCCGCCGAGATGTACTCGGGAACGACCGCGACGTATGCGGAGAAGCAAGGGGTGCGCTGCATGGTGGTGGAGATCGGGGGAGGGTACCAGTCGCAGGCGCTACACGTGGAGAACGGGGTGAACGGAGTGCTCAACCAACTGCGCTATGCTGGCGTGCTGGAGGGGGCGGTGGAGCGTCGCGCCGGGCAGCGCCTGATGCGAGTGATGAAGGTAATGCGCCCGCGCCAGGGGGGAATCTGCGTCCCGCGACGCGTGCTCACGCCGGGCGAGGAGCTGGGCGAGGGGGAGCCGCTGGCCGACATCGTCTCGCCGTACACCTTCGAGACGCTGGAGACGATGGTGACGCCATTCGCGCGCAACATCGTCGTGCTGTGCCGCAACTATCGCACGCGTATCCATCCCGGCGACTACGCCTTCATGATGGGCGACGCGTCGCAGGCCACGACGTACGACGACTGA
- the pepE gene encoding dipeptidase PepE gives MELLLLSNSRNTGAPYLAHALDAIAEIVGERRRIFFVPFAGVTVSWDDYANNVRSALEPLRLDIRSAHEGAVLEECEVVMVGGGNTFHLLKECRDAGLLPRIQRQVRAGAPYIGWSAGSNLACPTIRTTNDMPIVDPRGFDALGFLDFQVNPHFTNELPAGHQGETRAQRLAEFLVANSAVHVLGVPEGDWLRVRGSDVQLAGPRPAHWFRAGQEVVTLSAGLLPAPLGVRA, from the coding sequence GTGGAACTCCTGCTGCTGAGCAACTCGCGCAACACCGGCGCGCCCTATCTCGCGCACGCACTCGACGCGATCGCCGAGATCGTCGGCGAGCGGCGACGTATCTTCTTCGTCCCGTTTGCCGGCGTGACGGTGTCGTGGGACGACTATGCGAACAACGTGCGCTCGGCGCTCGAGCCGTTGCGGCTCGACATCCGGTCGGCGCATGAGGGAGCGGTGCTCGAGGAGTGCGAGGTGGTGATGGTAGGTGGCGGGAACACCTTTCACCTGCTCAAGGAGTGCCGCGACGCGGGATTGCTGCCACGCATCCAGCGACAGGTGCGCGCGGGCGCTCCGTACATCGGCTGGAGCGCGGGCTCCAACCTCGCCTGCCCCACCATCCGCACGACGAACGACATGCCCATCGTCGATCCCCGCGGCTTCGATGCGCTGGGTTTCCTCGACTTTCAGGTCAACCCGCACTTCACCAACGAGCTTCCGGCCGGTCACCAGGGGGAGACGCGGGCCCAGCGGTTGGCCGAGTTTCTCGTGGCAAACTCGGCGGTGCATGTGCTGGGGGTCCCGGAGGGGGATTGGTTGCGGGTGCGCGGGAGCGACGTGCAGCTGGCGGGGCCAAGGCCGGCTCACTGGTTTCGCGCCGGGCAGGAGGTGGTGACGCTGTCCGCCGGATTATTGCCCGCACCACTTGGCGTGCGGGCGTGA
- a CDS encoding AroM family protein, which yields MPRPLVGTITIGQAPRSDVTPILESHLPAATSCLHVGVLDGLAPDEIAGRFGYRAGNRLLVTRLLDGTSVRLDGARVEGAVRTLVQTLESQGCGVIVVLCTGVFHGLETRAAWLVEPDRVIPPLLKAIVGGRALGVMVPDAAQVTSEAGKWGAMVQPPIYAAASPYAHDVAALRVGAATLRERGTAAIVLDCIGYTEFHRQVAVEASGLPVLLSNAIAARVTAELVSSWGA from the coding sequence ATGCCGCGCCCGCTCGTCGGCACGATCACCATCGGGCAGGCGCCGCGAAGCGACGTGACGCCGATTCTCGAGAGCCACCTCCCGGCGGCGACGTCGTGCCTGCACGTGGGAGTACTGGACGGACTTGCGCCTGACGAGATCGCCGGACGCTTCGGATACCGCGCGGGCAATCGCCTGCTGGTGACACGACTCCTCGACGGGACGAGCGTGCGGCTCGACGGCGCGCGCGTCGAGGGGGCGGTGCGCACGCTGGTGCAGACGCTCGAATCGCAGGGGTGCGGCGTGATCGTCGTGCTGTGCACGGGCGTCTTCCACGGGTTGGAGACGCGCGCGGCGTGGCTGGTCGAGCCTGACCGGGTGATCCCTCCCCTGCTCAAGGCCATCGTGGGTGGGCGAGCGTTAGGCGTGATGGTCCCGGATGCGGCGCAGGTGACGTCGGAGGCGGGGAAGTGGGGGGCGATGGTGCAGCCGCCGATCTACGCGGCCGCGTCGCCGTACGCACACGACGTGGCTGCGTTGCGCGTGGGCGCCGCGACGCTACGCGAACGCGGCACGGCGGCGATCGTCCTCGACTGCATTGGCTACACCGAGTTCCATCGGCAGGTAGCGGTCGAGGCGTCGGGACTCCCGGTGTTGCTCTCGAACGCCATCGCGGCGCGCGTGACGGCGGAACTCGTGTCCTCGTGGGGGGCGTAG
- a CDS encoding glycoside hydrolase family 27 protein, translated as MLRSLLVCAACTALVVASAAAQPGVPRRPGNLALTPPMGWNSWNRFGCNVSDKLIRETADAIAANGMRDAGYTYVTIDDCWQVARSAAGTIVIDMVRFPAGMKALADYVHGKGLKFGIYTDAGRKTCEGRPGSHGYEAIDARTYAAWGVDYVKVDWCNSEGLDAPTQYRIVREAFAAAGRPMVLSICEWGLNRPWEWAPGVGNLWRTTGDIQDRWSSILTLVDLNVQYSHVAGPGGWNDPDMLEVGNGGMTPNEYRAHFSLWAMMAAPLNAGNDVRAMMDSTDAARLVREILLNREVIAVDQDSLGRQATIVQASPSETQVWSKPLADGSRAVLLFNRASVSTTITADWGRVGLGATRGRVRDLWAHSDVGVVETRYAATVPSHGVVMLRVWPVK; from the coding sequence ATGCTTCGTTCCCTCCTCGTGTGCGCTGCCTGCACGGCGCTCGTTGTCGCATCGGCCGCTGCCCAGCCGGGCGTCCCGCGCCGCCCCGGCAACCTCGCCCTCACCCCGCCCATGGGGTGGAACAGCTGGAACCGCTTCGGCTGCAACGTGAGCGACAAACTCATTCGCGAGACCGCCGACGCCATCGCCGCCAACGGGATGCGCGACGCCGGCTACACGTACGTCACGATCGATGACTGCTGGCAGGTGGCGCGCAGCGCCGCGGGGACTATTGTCATCGACATGGTGCGCTTCCCCGCGGGGATGAAGGCGCTGGCCGACTACGTGCACGGCAAGGGGCTCAAGTTCGGCATCTATACCGACGCCGGCCGCAAGACGTGCGAGGGGCGCCCCGGTTCCCATGGTTACGAAGCGATCGACGCGAGGACCTACGCCGCCTGGGGTGTCGACTATGTCAAGGTCGACTGGTGCAATAGCGAGGGGCTCGACGCTCCCACGCAGTACCGCATCGTGCGCGAGGCATTTGCGGCTGCCGGACGCCCGATGGTGCTCAGCATCTGCGAGTGGGGGCTCAACCGCCCATGGGAATGGGCCCCCGGCGTGGGCAACCTCTGGCGCACCACGGGCGACATCCAGGATCGCTGGAGCAGCATCCTCACCCTCGTCGACCTCAACGTACAGTATTCGCACGTCGCCGGCCCCGGCGGCTGGAACGACCCCGACATGCTCGAGGTGGGGAATGGCGGCATGACGCCTAACGAATACCGTGCCCACTTCTCCCTCTGGGCGATGATGGCTGCCCCGCTCAACGCCGGGAACGACGTGCGCGCGATGATGGACTCGACCGACGCCGCACGCCTCGTGCGCGAGATTCTCCTCAACCGCGAGGTGATCGCCGTCGATCAGGACTCGCTCGGCCGCCAGGCAACCATCGTGCAGGCGTCGCCGAGCGAGACGCAGGTCTGGTCCAAGCCGCTGGCCGACGGGTCGCGCGCCGTCCTCCTCTTCAACCGCGCCTCCGTCTCCACCACCATCACCGCCGACTGGGGGCGGGTGGGGCTCGGTGCCACGCGCGGTCGCGTGCGCGACCTGTGGGCGCACAGCGACGTTGGTGTCGTCGAGACTCGTTATGCGGCGACGGTGCCGTCGCACGGCGTGGTGATGCTGCGGGTGTGGCCGGTGAAGTAA
- a CDS encoding DUF1177 domain-containing protein, with translation MSLAHTLAAFEALDSPTASAGTVIDLVGDGDGITVTTETVRGEKGSTDFVRIDIRGARGRAAGGSAPTLGIVGRLGGVGARPQRIGLVSDADGAVAAVAIARKLAAMRRAGDVLAGDVIVCTHICPNAPTKPHSPVDFMDSPVSIEIMNAREVTPEMDAVLSIDTTKGNRVLNHRGIAISPTVKEGWILRVSPDLLRVMEMTTGRAPVTFPVTMQDITPYGNGVDHINSILQPATATAAPVVGIAIGAETVVPGCGTGASHEVDIAEAVRFAIEVAKEVGAGTCQLHDTAEFDRLVSLYGDMRRLQGHAARSA, from the coding sequence ATGAGCCTCGCCCACACACTCGCCGCCTTCGAAGCGCTCGACTCGCCGACGGCCAGCGCCGGCACCGTCATCGACCTGGTGGGCGACGGCGATGGCATCACGGTCACGACGGAGACGGTGCGCGGGGAGAAGGGCTCGACTGACTTCGTCCGCATCGACATCCGGGGAGCGCGGGGACGCGCGGCCGGTGGCAGCGCCCCCACGCTGGGGATCGTTGGGCGACTGGGCGGAGTGGGAGCACGGCCGCAACGCATCGGGTTGGTGTCCGACGCAGATGGCGCGGTGGCGGCGGTGGCCATCGCGCGCAAGCTCGCGGCGATGCGTCGCGCCGGTGACGTGCTTGCCGGTGACGTGATCGTCTGCACCCACATCTGCCCCAACGCCCCCACCAAGCCGCACTCCCCGGTGGACTTCATGGATTCGCCGGTGTCGATCGAGATCATGAATGCGCGCGAAGTGACGCCGGAGATGGACGCGGTGCTCTCGATCGACACGACGAAGGGGAACCGCGTCCTCAACCATCGCGGCATCGCCATCTCGCCCACGGTGAAGGAGGGGTGGATCCTGCGCGTGTCGCCCGACCTGCTGCGCGTGATGGAGATGACGACTGGGCGCGCGCCGGTGACCTTCCCCGTCACGATGCAGGACATCACGCCGTACGGAAACGGGGTGGACCACATCAACAGCATCTTGCAGCCGGCGACAGCGACTGCTGCGCCGGTGGTCGGGATCGCGATTGGCGCGGAGACGGTGGTGCCGGGGTGCGGAACGGGGGCGAGCCACGAAGTGGACATCGCCGAGGCCGTGCGCTTCGCGATCGAAGTGGCGAAGGAGGTGGGTGCCGGGACGTGCCAGCTGCACGACACGGCGGAGTTCGACCGGCTGGTGTCGCTGTACGGCGACATGCGCCGGCTGCAGGGGCACGCGGCGCGGAGCGCCTGA
- a CDS encoding OPT/YSL family transporter, translating to MPSVTHPRTLAPAVLVPILLISVLGAVVGMQLLTTLGVTPNTSLIGALLAMVIGRLPLAPLRVFRSVHAQNLAQSAISAATFGAANSLLLPMGVPWVLGRPDLVLPMFVGVALAMLLDATLLYRMFDTPAFPATGAWPPGRAAAEAIRAGDEGGKRGALLGGSVALGMLGSWLHVPMAAFGTAFIGNAWALAMFGCGLLASGYGGRVAGVDLLALRIPHGMMIGAGLVALGQVVASMRGGSRGGNPGGAPNAVDGQETSRPHDGGVGRTMAFGFAGFVTIAAIIALAGGAWAELQPLQLAAFIVYAALAALVHEILVGLAAMHSGWFPAFAVALITLIVGMLLGFPPVPLALLAGFSVSTGPAFADMGYDLKAGFLLRDEGRDAAFERVGRREQFIAAMAAFLTAGVVVLLAWRGYFARDLVPPVARVYVATIQSGVEPGVARALLLWAIPGAVLQLAGGSARQLGVLLATGLLIANPAAGWAVLAGLVVRLAVPRLRPRTDPRALEAMAAGFIAGDALFAFGDAMVRQGGSASRGR from the coding sequence ATGCCGAGCGTGACCCACCCGCGCACGCTCGCGCCCGCGGTCCTCGTCCCCATCCTCCTCATCAGCGTGCTCGGTGCGGTGGTGGGGATGCAGCTGCTCACCACGCTTGGCGTCACGCCGAACACGTCGCTGATCGGGGCGTTGCTGGCGATGGTGATCGGGCGGCTGCCGCTGGCGCCGCTGCGCGTCTTCCGCTCGGTGCACGCGCAGAACCTGGCGCAGAGCGCGATCTCGGCGGCGACGTTCGGGGCGGCGAACTCGCTCCTCCTTCCAATGGGAGTGCCGTGGGTGCTGGGGCGCCCGGACCTCGTGCTGCCAATGTTTGTCGGCGTGGCGTTGGCGATGCTGCTGGACGCCACGCTGCTGTATCGGATGTTCGACACGCCGGCCTTTCCCGCGACTGGGGCGTGGCCGCCGGGGCGCGCGGCAGCGGAGGCGATTCGCGCCGGCGATGAGGGGGGAAAGCGCGGCGCGTTGTTAGGCGGGAGCGTGGCGCTGGGGATGCTTGGGTCGTGGCTGCACGTCCCGATGGCGGCGTTCGGGACGGCGTTCATCGGCAACGCATGGGCGCTGGCGATGTTCGGGTGCGGACTGCTGGCGAGTGGATACGGAGGGCGCGTGGCGGGGGTGGACCTGCTGGCGCTGCGCATCCCGCACGGGATGATGATCGGTGCGGGGCTGGTGGCGCTGGGGCAGGTGGTGGCGTCGATGCGCGGCGGGAGCCGGGGTGGGAACCCGGGCGGCGCACCTAACGCGGTCGATGGGCAGGAGACATCTCGACCCCACGACGGCGGCGTGGGGCGCACGATGGCGTTCGGCTTCGCCGGCTTCGTGACGATCGCGGCGATCATTGCGCTGGCGGGTGGCGCATGGGCGGAGCTGCAGCCATTGCAACTGGCGGCCTTCATCGTGTATGCGGCGCTGGCGGCGCTGGTCCACGAGATCCTGGTGGGGTTGGCGGCAATGCACTCCGGCTGGTTCCCGGCGTTCGCCGTCGCGCTCATCACGCTGATCGTCGGCATGCTGCTCGGCTTCCCACCGGTCCCGCTGGCGCTGCTGGCGGGCTTTTCGGTGAGCACCGGGCCGGCTTTCGCCGACATGGGGTACGACCTCAAGGCTGGTTTCCTCCTGCGCGACGAGGGGCGCGATGCGGCGTTCGAGCGCGTGGGACGTCGCGAACAGTTCATCGCGGCGATGGCCGCCTTCCTCACGGCGGGGGTCGTGGTGCTCCTCGCCTGGCGCGGCTACTTCGCGCGCGACCTCGTGCCGCCGGTGGCGCGCGTGTACGTGGCGACGATCCAGTCGGGGGTGGAGCCGGGGGTGGCGCGCGCGCTCCTGCTGTGGGCCATTCCCGGGGCCGTGTTGCAACTGGCGGGTGGATCGGCGCGACAGCTCGGCGTGCTGCTGGCCACGGGATTGCTCATCGCCAACCCGGCGGCGGGGTGGGCGGTGCTGGCCGGGCTCGTGGTCCGCCTTGCCGTGCCGAGGCTGCGCCCCCGGACCGACCCTCGCGCACTGGAGGCGATGGCGGCAGGTTTCATTGCCGGCGACGCGCTCTTTGCCTTCGGCGACGCCATGGTGCGCCAGGGCGGAAGCGCGTCTCGGGGACGCTGA
- a CDS encoding alpha/beta hydrolase has protein sequence MTNHRQRHLLRSILAALALAGTIARAQSAAAQASEAAPIIARERAADIVRRVQRIATPEGIDTLFPVQVGDNRQWISIRGLNRHNPVLVFIHGGPASPTMPEAWGFQKPWEDFFTVVQWDQRGAGLSFAGIDTARAAKAWTVDDIVSDAVVVIDSVRHLLGKRKVVVMGHSWGSIVGVTLAARRPDLMHAYVGVGQVMAWSQEKALYDRVMELSRAHHLDSAIADLQRIAPYPRPDGSNAFQGAMVLRRWANGFNGGWYGQPSLDITEEMALLSPSYDNAGLLVARKAPAFASPRLFGALLTVDLRQYKRFKVPVIVLQGRYDLYTPYAVARDWVPMLQAPVRRFITFERSAHYPMLEEPGRFLMTLVQHVLPLTGEARTFPLGPDAPR, from the coding sequence ATGACCAATCATCGTCAACGGCACTTGCTGCGCAGCATCCTTGCGGCGCTCGCCCTCGCCGGGACCATTGCGCGGGCACAGTCCGCCGCCGCGCAGGCCAGCGAGGCCGCTCCGATAATCGCGCGCGAGCGCGCCGCCGACATCGTCCGTCGTGTGCAACGCATTGCCACGCCCGAGGGGATCGATACACTCTTTCCCGTGCAAGTGGGGGACAACAGGCAGTGGATCTCCATCCGCGGGCTCAACCGGCACAACCCCGTCCTCGTCTTCATCCACGGAGGGCCGGCGTCGCCCACCATGCCCGAGGCCTGGGGCTTCCAGAAACCATGGGAGGACTTCTTCACCGTGGTGCAGTGGGACCAGCGCGGGGCCGGGCTGAGCTTCGCCGGGATCGACACCGCGCGCGCGGCGAAGGCGTGGACCGTCGATGACATCGTGTCCGACGCCGTGGTTGTGATCGACTCGGTGCGACACCTGTTAGGCAAGCGCAAGGTCGTGGTGATGGGGCACAGCTGGGGGAGTATCGTTGGCGTGACCCTGGCCGCGCGACGTCCTGACCTGATGCATGCCTACGTCGGCGTGGGGCAGGTCATGGCGTGGAGCCAGGAGAAGGCGCTCTATGATCGCGTGATGGAACTCTCGCGGGCGCATCACCTCGACAGCGCCATTGCCGATCTCCAGCGCATCGCTCCCTATCCGCGCCCCGACGGAAGCAACGCCTTCCAGGGGGCCATGGTGCTGCGCCGGTGGGCAAATGGCTTCAACGGCGGGTGGTACGGGCAGCCCTCGCTCGACATCACCGAGGAGATGGCGTTGCTGTCGCCGTCGTACGACAACGCGGGACTCCTGGTCGCGCGAAAGGCGCCGGCCTTTGCCTCGCCGCGGCTCTTCGGCGCCCTCCTCACCGTCGACCTGCGACAGTACAAGCGCTTCAAGGTTCCCGTCATCGTCCTGCAGGGGCGCTACGATCTCTACACGCCGTATGCCGTTGCCCGCGACTGGGTCCCCATGCTGCAGGCTCCGGTGCGCCGGTTCATCACCTTCGAGCGCAGCGCGCACTACCCCATGCTCGAGGAGCCGGGGCGCTTCCTCATGACGCTCGTGCAGCATGTATTGCCGCTGACGGGCGAGGCGAGGACATTCCCGCTGGGGCCGGACGCGCCACGATAG